Proteins encoded together in one Pontiella desulfatans window:
- a CDS encoding sialate O-acetylesterase — MRKILCWILLAMAGLAHGDELLLNGDFQIGVPQDDKPATFESKWWRRELWQDDAWNCWLTDGTLDWQIGTGNQALQHRWGACSIYQHFSAAAGSNYVFSIEFYNAGETDNRWQPRIQVEWFDSSDTRIGSTITVAEADVPNDPVKTWTQLTGNATAPAGTAYARIMLNVNNRGAGNYWQSMYLDNASVTGVPGIGNLPCSFISAPYDLTLAPINESIPYSDTLTNYADDKDGDTLTFTTIDAPAWLTISTNGAMSGLPQFSDAGNNELTVTVDDGHGHSDTRTLTLPVIGNLNTANIFDHDMVLQRGKPIPVWGKAVSNTAVSVAMSTGESSATTSDSNGDWSLTLPPMPATTNGPVTMTITSGTRTMLVTNLLVGDVWFCSGQSNMDWGLLNTTDSAAEIASANVPNLRYCGTPQTSDSNPWNELGTRANWQQTTPDVVEDFSAVAYYFGKNLQQHTGIPIGLIKSAQGGTTIEKWAVNLTSPGTDTFYNSRVHPYTRMPITGAIWYQAEANVADGSAYTPKMETLVSDWRSVWNQGDFPFYYVQLASYDYPTHESHILPEMWAAQTAAMETITNSGMAVITDVSDITNIHPQNKAPVGERLARWARHNVYGETSLVHASPMATAAYREGASIRVSFEHTGSGLAARNGQPLDWFEIAGENQAYTSATAVVEGNTVLVSAPSVAEPEWVRFAWSEIAEPNLMNAEGLPANAFMLRRVRPLPFHGELLQNRDLETGTVTGWMPTTFEVPYWNRDIATYGDIRNTWLTDDSAYPIVGSGNKALINRWANTFAYQDFDASAGEEYNFAVDAMTDRPTNQWQAVMKVAWLDSTNAVIGSETVLDELAADAPEDTWLPLAGTATAPGGAVKGRLILTVSKITPGTAGFVFFDNASVVGSLDGITYENWAIENGLAENPIDDGDGASLLVEYAFNLDPTLNDARPMVPTIGNKGLPYWELPAQGRWRVEYLRRTQPVDLTYTVQFSNDLTTSWLDATSTESVSPINANWERVVVDDPIPIANATHRFGRVTVSTNTSEVIPLLADGTTLNVIQTWSEETDYPRTATVSIPSGPGPHPVLIALHGAGGNSNFANNYSYLNQMIRIGPQGYNNRWNVENEPSLAPDVDFMRDLILQLRSYGNVDTNNIVILGSSNGGALVNRLLIELSGDLFQQGIKLAGQLNASQHHDDTFWHDPTGGNAYNTAIEPATGRRILSVVGTADTTVPYAGGSGVAGYTFLHAQDSLYYWAEQMGYTGSQIPDASGVLEDTEIYSYSYLSGDVTMVKLIGANHGLAPFAGDGRLETVIKGFLSHP; from the coding sequence ATGCGAAAAATACTGTGTTGGATCCTATTGGCCATGGCGGGACTTGCCCATGGCGACGAACTGCTGCTCAACGGCGATTTCCAGATCGGTGTGCCGCAGGATGACAAGCCGGCCACATTCGAGAGCAAATGGTGGCGGCGCGAGCTTTGGCAGGACGATGCCTGGAATTGCTGGTTGACCGACGGCACGCTCGATTGGCAGATCGGCACAGGGAACCAGGCGCTGCAACACCGCTGGGGCGCCTGCTCCATCTACCAGCACTTCAGCGCCGCCGCTGGTTCGAATTATGTGTTTTCGATCGAATTCTACAACGCCGGCGAAACCGACAACCGTTGGCAGCCGCGTATACAGGTGGAGTGGTTCGATTCATCGGATACACGTATTGGCTCAACCATCACCGTGGCCGAAGCCGACGTTCCGAACGATCCCGTAAAAACGTGGACCCAGCTCACGGGCAACGCCACAGCACCTGCGGGTACAGCCTATGCGCGCATTATGCTGAACGTGAACAACCGGGGCGCAGGAAACTATTGGCAGTCCATGTATCTCGACAACGCATCGGTTACCGGAGTTCCAGGCATTGGAAACCTCCCCTGCTCGTTCATCAGCGCGCCCTACGACCTGACACTTGCGCCGATCAACGAGAGCATCCCCTATTCCGACACCCTCACCAACTATGCCGACGACAAAGATGGCGACACGCTCACCTTCACCACCATCGATGCGCCCGCCTGGCTCACTATTTCCACCAACGGCGCCATGAGCGGACTGCCGCAGTTTTCCGATGCAGGGAATAACGAACTCACTGTGACGGTTGACGATGGCCACGGCCACTCCGACACGCGCACCCTCACACTTCCAGTGATTGGAAACCTGAACACCGCCAATATTTTCGATCACGACATGGTGCTGCAGCGCGGCAAGCCCATCCCGGTATGGGGCAAGGCGGTTTCCAACACGGCGGTCAGCGTTGCCATGAGTACCGGCGAATCGTCCGCCACCACATCCGACAGCAACGGCGACTGGTCGCTCACCCTGCCCCCCATGCCGGCCACCACCAACGGCCCGGTCACGATGACCATCACCAGCGGAACCCGCACCATGCTGGTGACCAACCTGCTGGTGGGTGATGTCTGGTTCTGCTCCGGCCAGTCCAACATGGACTGGGGGTTGCTGAACACCACCGACAGCGCCGCAGAAATTGCCTCGGCCAACGTTCCCAACCTGCGCTATTGCGGAACGCCCCAAACCAGCGATTCCAATCCATGGAACGAACTCGGCACGCGCGCCAACTGGCAGCAGACCACGCCGGACGTTGTGGAAGACTTTTCGGCGGTCGCCTACTATTTCGGCAAAAACCTCCAGCAGCACACCGGCATTCCGATCGGCCTGATCAAATCGGCCCAGGGCGGAACCACCATTGAAAAGTGGGCGGTCAACCTGACCTCGCCGGGCACCGACACCTTCTACAACTCGCGCGTCCATCCCTACACCCGTATGCCTATCACCGGCGCCATCTGGTATCAGGCCGAGGCCAACGTGGCCGACGGCAGCGCCTACACCCCCAAGATGGAAACACTCGTCTCCGACTGGCGCAGCGTCTGGAACCAGGGCGATTTCCCGTTCTACTATGTGCAGCTCGCTTCGTATGACTATCCCACCCACGAAAGCCATATCCTGCCCGAAATGTGGGCCGCGCAAACCGCGGCGATGGAAACCATCACCAACTCCGGCATGGCGGTCATCACCGATGTTTCCGACATCACCAACATTCATCCGCAAAACAAGGCCCCCGTTGGCGAACGCCTCGCCCGCTGGGCGCGCCACAATGTCTACGGCGAAACCAGCCTCGTTCATGCCAGCCCCATGGCAACCGCCGCCTACCGTGAAGGCGCTTCCATCCGCGTTTCGTTCGAGCACACCGGAAGCGGGCTGGCCGCACGCAACGGCCAACCTTTGGATTGGTTCGAGATTGCCGGCGAGAATCAGGCCTACACCTCCGCTACCGCCGTTGTGGAAGGCAACACCGTTCTGGTGAGTGCCCCCTCGGTAGCCGAACCGGAATGGGTGCGCTTTGCCTGGAGCGAGATTGCCGAACCCAACCTGATGAATGCCGAAGGACTGCCCGCCAACGCATTCATGCTGCGCCGCGTCCGCCCCCTGCCGTTCCACGGCGAGCTTCTGCAAAACCGCGACCTTGAAACCGGAACAGTGACCGGCTGGATGCCCACTACATTCGAGGTTCCCTACTGGAACCGCGATATTGCAACCTATGGCGATATCCGCAACACCTGGCTGACCGACGACAGCGCCTATCCCATTGTCGGAAGCGGCAACAAAGCTCTGATTAACCGCTGGGCAAACACCTTTGCCTACCAGGACTTCGATGCCTCCGCCGGAGAGGAATACAACTTTGCGGTCGATGCCATGACCGACCGTCCCACCAACCAATGGCAGGCGGTTATGAAAGTGGCGTGGCTCGACAGCACCAATGCAGTGATCGGCTCTGAAACCGTTTTGGACGAACTCGCCGCCGACGCCCCGGAAGATACCTGGCTGCCACTCGCTGGAACGGCCACCGCGCCCGGAGGCGCAGTCAAGGGACGCCTGATCCTGACCGTATCGAAGATCACTCCAGGAACCGCCGGCTTCGTATTCTTCGACAACGCATCGGTGGTCGGCTCTCTCGACGGTATCACCTACGAAAACTGGGCCATCGAAAACGGCCTCGCCGAAAATCCGATTGACGATGGCGACGGTGCCTCGCTCCTCGTGGAATATGCCTTCAACCTCGACCCAACCCTGAATGACGCCCGGCCCATGGTTCCAACCATTGGAAATAAAGGCCTGCCCTATTGGGAACTCCCGGCTCAGGGAAGATGGCGCGTGGAATATCTCCGGCGCACGCAGCCGGTGGACCTGACCTATACCGTCCAGTTTTCCAACGACCTGACCACGAGCTGGCTGGATGCAACATCGACCGAATCCGTTTCGCCCATCAACGCCAACTGGGAACGGGTCGTGGTGGACGACCCCATTCCAATCGCGAATGCCACCCATCGTTTCGGTCGAGTAACCGTCAGCACCAATACCAGCGAAGTCATCCCCCTTCTTGCGGATGGCACGACCCTGAACGTTATCCAGACCTGGTCGGAGGAAACCGACTACCCCCGCACCGCCACCGTAAGCATTCCTTCCGGCCCCGGCCCGCACCCCGTGCTGATTGCCCTGCACGGTGCCGGCGGAAACTCCAACTTTGCCAACAACTACAGCTACCTCAATCAAATGATCCGCATCGGCCCGCAGGGCTACAACAACCGATGGAATGTTGAAAATGAACCGTCCCTCGCCCCCGACGTCGATTTTATGCGCGACCTCATCCTGCAGCTGCGCTCCTATGGTAATGTCGACACCAACAACATCGTCATCCTCGGAAGCTCCAACGGCGGTGCCCTCGTCAACCGACTGCTCATCGAACTTTCCGGCGACCTTTTCCAGCAAGGCATCAAGCTCGCGGGACAGCTGAATGCTTCGCAGCACCACGACGATACTTTCTGGCACGACCCCACCGGCGGCAATGCCTACAACACCGCCATCGAGCCGGCGACCGGCCGCCGCATCCTCAGCGTAGTCGGAACCGCCGACACCACCGTTCCCTATGCCGGCGGTTCCGGTGTTGCGGGCTACACCTTTCTCCACGCGCAGGACAGCCTCTATTACTGGGCCGAACAAATGGGATATACCGGATCGCAGATCCCCGATGCCTCCGGCGTGCTCGAAGATACCGAGATCTATTCCTACAGCTACCTGAGCGGCGACGTGACCATGGTCAAGCTCATCGGTGCCAACCACGGCCTCGCCCCCTTCGCCGGCGACGGCCGCCTTGAAACCGTCATAAAAGGTTTTCTGAGCCATCCTTGA
- a CDS encoding RNA polymerase sigma factor, with product MGHTYATRKTLLQRARNQRDEHSWAELVSVYRKYAYSVIRSLNVSEHDAEDILQQVFLKLWEKLPQMDLDEIVRFRSLLGRITKHCTIDYVRRRSKAAEKLQQAAQDETIQYLKAIQLPEIDRIAEERWEVFLATQALDNVESQFSGQAVTVFRMSLNGRGVREIAQELGLEENSVYRLRTRVKNQLVLEIQHLRKELE from the coding sequence ATGGGACACACCTATGCAACACGAAAAACCCTGCTGCAGCGCGCGCGGAACCAGCGCGACGAGCATTCGTGGGCGGAGTTGGTTTCGGTCTACCGCAAATATGCCTATTCGGTGATCCGCAGTCTGAATGTTTCCGAACACGATGCCGAAGATATTCTCCAACAGGTGTTCCTGAAACTTTGGGAAAAGCTGCCGCAAATGGATCTGGACGAAATCGTACGATTTCGCTCATTGCTGGGGCGCATCACCAAGCATTGCACCATCGACTATGTCCGGCGTCGCAGCAAGGCGGCGGAAAAACTGCAGCAGGCGGCACAGGATGAAACCATACAATACCTGAAGGCGATCCAGCTTCCGGAAATCGACCGGATTGCGGAAGAGCGCTGGGAGGTGTTTCTGGCCACGCAGGCGTTGGACAACGTCGAATCCCAGTTTTCCGGCCAGGCGGTCACCGTGTTCCGCATGAGCCTCAATGGCCGCGGGGTCAGGGAGATTGCGCAGGAACTCGGGCTGGAGGAAAATTCCGTCTATCGCCTGCGCACCCGCGTGAAAAACCAGCTGGTGCTCGAAATCCAGCATCTGCGCAAAGAGCTGGAGTGA
- a CDS encoding serine/threonine-protein kinase has product MNEGRQKIPVPEDELKALYAADAGDITEEERRALTPILNSLEETAERYRILEPIAEGGEKTITRIYDSCLGRSVAMARPVRRDTEQEKEDFLREARLTAGLDHPNIVPIHNIGIDADGIPFFTMELLPGDSLKDILDRLRAGDAQYRKNYPLDILLGIFQKICDAIAYAHSRQVLHLDMKPENIRVGTFGEVFVCDWGLAKVMDGTAGTTDIDTLDGDLLNDMALSGTIQGTPGFMAPEQGRTGSCSETADIYALGSLLYMLLTHELPVEGSSTNEILDNALAGKIIPPRNRKPGLNRPQSLAAVAMQALALDPAKRYASVTQLQAEIQRYLSGFTTRAEKAGPATRTVFLIRRHSRSAFLLMVFMAALIAVVMGGLLRIRTERDVAKENLILFLAEQERSEQLDSELGDVVQRAGTSVDLIQARTMLSVFDKGLRGELKPEERNQLLGNKATLLFTLQKFQAAYVCFEQLEKPGRMLALKELSHTYAQLKPNDSNLLPEKQLAELLIKIRQDYIRYLPDQTPLLQYIFFHHMQRRPDIAPEEYLPLASVMLYQLNDIMHAYILPLKLRKRPGESGYRLDLSGMHFTRYRLDIMGGGKMNILAPFGTLEMLDISDTPLVRMTELATVDAKRLRMTGLDLAHPNVVPLRLNYMRSLKELTIDLHLYDKKTQNELRSRYIVSAP; this is encoded by the coding sequence ATGAATGAAGGTCGGCAGAAAATCCCCGTCCCGGAAGATGAGCTCAAGGCGCTGTATGCCGCGGATGCCGGCGACATCACCGAGGAGGAGCGGCGGGCGCTGACCCCGATCCTCAATTCCCTGGAGGAAACGGCCGAGCGCTACCGCATACTCGAACCCATTGCCGAAGGCGGCGAAAAGACCATCACCCGGATATATGATTCCTGCCTGGGCCGCAGTGTGGCGATGGCACGCCCGGTCAGGCGGGACACAGAGCAGGAGAAGGAGGATTTCCTGCGCGAGGCGCGGCTCACCGCCGGGCTGGACCATCCCAATATTGTTCCGATCCACAACATCGGTATTGATGCCGACGGCATCCCGTTCTTCACCATGGAGCTCCTGCCGGGCGACAGCCTCAAAGATATCCTCGACCGCCTGCGTGCCGGCGACGCGCAATACCGCAAAAACTATCCGCTGGACATCCTGCTGGGCATCTTCCAGAAAATCTGCGATGCGATCGCCTATGCCCATTCGCGGCAGGTGCTGCACCTCGACATGAAGCCGGAAAACATACGCGTCGGTACATTCGGCGAGGTCTTTGTATGCGACTGGGGGCTGGCGAAAGTGATGGATGGAACGGCCGGGACGACCGATATCGACACGCTCGACGGTGATCTGCTCAACGACATGGCGCTTTCGGGAACCATCCAGGGTACGCCCGGCTTCATGGCCCCCGAACAGGGCCGGACGGGATCCTGTTCCGAAACGGCGGACATCTATGCCCTCGGCAGCCTGCTTTACATGCTGCTGACCCATGAGTTGCCGGTCGAGGGCTCGTCAACCAATGAAATTCTCGACAATGCACTGGCCGGAAAAATCATTCCACCCCGGAACCGCAAACCGGGTCTGAACAGACCCCAAAGCCTTGCCGCCGTCGCCATGCAGGCTCTGGCGCTCGATCCCGCGAAGCGCTACGCCTCCGTCACCCAACTGCAGGCCGAGATCCAACGCTATCTCAGCGGATTCACCACACGGGCCGAAAAGGCCGGCCCTGCCACGCGCACCGTCTTCCTGATCCGCCGCCACAGTCGCAGCGCATTTCTGCTCATGGTGTTCATGGCGGCACTTATCGCGGTGGTGATGGGCGGATTATTGCGCATCCGTACCGAGCGGGATGTGGCCAAAGAAAACCTGATCCTCTTCCTGGCGGAACAGGAACGCTCCGAGCAGTTGGATTCGGAGCTGGGCGATGTGGTCCAGCGCGCCGGCACCTCCGTCGACCTGATCCAGGCGCGCACTATGCTGAGCGTTTTCGACAAGGGGCTCCGCGGGGAGCTGAAACCGGAAGAACGCAACCAACTGCTGGGCAACAAAGCCACACTGCTTTTCACACTCCAGAAATTCCAGGCCGCCTACGTGTGCTTCGAGCAGCTCGAAAAGCCAGGCCGCATGCTCGCCCTCAAGGAACTGAGCCACACCTACGCGCAACTGAAACCGAACGATTCCAACCTGCTCCCGGAAAAGCAGCTGGCGGAACTGCTGATTAAAATCCGGCAGGATTACATCCGCTACCTCCCCGACCAGACCCCCCTGCTGCAATATATCTTTTTCCACCACATGCAGCGGCGGCCCGACATCGCACCCGAAGAATACCTTCCGCTCGCCAGCGTTATGCTCTACCAGCTCAACGACATCATGCACGCCTACATCCTGCCGTTGAAACTCCGTAAACGCCCGGGGGAAAGCGGCTACCGCCTGGATCTATCGGGCATGCACTTCACACGCTATCGCCTCGACATCATGGGCGGGGGGAAAATGAACATACTCGCGCCGTTTGGTACGCTGGAAATGCTGGACATCAGTGATACACCGCTCGTCCGCATGACCGAGCTGGCGACGGTCGATGCCAAACGGCTGCGCATGACCGGCCTCGACCTCGCCCATCCGAACGTCGTTCCCTTGCGCCTGAATTACATGCGAAGCCTGAAGGAACTGACCATCGACCTACACCTCTACGATAAGAAAACGCAAAACGAGCTTCGCTCCCGCTACATCGTATCGGCGCCCTGA
- a CDS encoding PEP-CTERM sorting domain-containing protein, whose amino-acid sequence MKKSVGMILVLGLAQVFAVQAAVVTFDESVLFSTWDGTKWTGGPTGAGPQTFDVLQDGITFRLEVDASADLGNSVFAQSLGVVGGIKGWELDQGSYAVNATDNETLSYSLSIVSGIENLDTLSFSGVNMRLFGTADKVEFSDQSANSIIHNGTGTAQGANVNTLISDFTGLSTLSKANLASWEMHVTALDADNDYSWWTGAEDNIVQSQNSTRTNVNSLMFEYTTIPEPATLGLIAMTGVGLIGIRRIMM is encoded by the coding sequence ATGAAAAAAAGCGTTGGTATGATTTTAGTGCTGGGCCTGGCACAGGTATTTGCCGTGCAGGCAGCAGTGGTCACCTTCGATGAAAGCGTGTTATTCAGCACGTGGGATGGAACCAAATGGACGGGAGGCCCCACCGGCGCAGGCCCCCAGACCTTCGATGTGCTCCAGGATGGAATTACGTTCCGTCTGGAGGTCGATGCATCCGCAGACCTGGGAAATAGCGTTTTTGCACAATCGCTCGGGGTTGTTGGCGGCATCAAGGGTTGGGAGCTGGATCAGGGATCCTACGCGGTTAATGCAACCGACAACGAAACGCTCTCCTACTCGCTATCCATTGTCAGCGGCATCGAAAACCTGGATACCCTTTCATTTTCCGGCGTAAACATGCGGCTGTTCGGCACGGCGGACAAGGTCGAGTTTTCAGATCAAAGCGCCAACTCAATCATCCACAATGGAACGGGAACCGCCCAGGGCGCCAATGTCAACACGCTGATATCTGATTTCACGGGACTCTCCACCCTGAGCAAAGCCAATCTCGCCAGTTGGGAAATGCATGTCACCGCACTCGATGCCGACAACGACTATAGCTGGTGGACGGGCGCAGAAGACAATATCGTCCAGTCCCAGAACTCCACCCGTACCAACGTCAATTCGCTGATGTTCGAATATACAACCATCCCGGAACCGGCCACTCTGGGCCTGATTGCCATGACAGGCGTTGGCCTGATCGGCATCCGCCGGATCATGATGTAA